A window of the Brassica oleracea var. oleracea cultivar TO1000 chromosome C1, BOL, whole genome shotgun sequence genome harbors these coding sequences:
- the LOC106334495 gene encoding uncharacterized protein LOC106334495: MRQMVQDAARQAAQEAVQQIAQEAARQAAQVAARVAAQEVARQMAAVQQGPQVQVQQGPQLRVQQVPPVQVQQDQQIPAQHDHQDPVQQVPLPQDLPPPPPRPHVYPVYDERFYRLTCQMRNKDMEHFSGTVDAVTAHDWKLALQRKLEIIESPPELSLRLTMQYLHGDALIWWEGIRLSHFGPERLTFADFIREFDRKYFPKEAMDRKKCEFEHVSQGEISIREYEVVFTQLRRFAGVGISDEDLIRKFLSGMRVEIRNWCRVVTYHRLGDLVEKAAEQEAGLAEEKKLAKAVHVKSGKAPESQRRAGDQSGLPRCPLCHRSHSGQCMRCLTCGKMGHTAKYCWVKPLDTPPVRQIAAPAAPTVAQVCFGCGQPGHIVRDCPRRGNAALPPPPKRLAIVPRVFAVGDPQGAEPMAGSVSVGGESAHTLLNTGASHSFVSPRLVQSWSFRGAFKSKVKQIQTAGTERLGTVDVHHDVPVLLGGTDLLGDLTEMELNYYDVILGMDWLSRHRVVLDYPRARVHIPRAEGKIIFQGIQTHHGISIVSMLHAEELLER, from the exons ATGAGACAGATGGTTCAGGATGCCGCTAGACAGGCCGCTCAAGAGGCAGTTCAGCAGATTGCCCAGGAGGCAGCCAGGCAGGCCGCTCAGGTGGCTGCCCGAGTAGCTGCTCAGGAGGTTGCTCGTCAGATGGCTGCCGTTCAGCAGGGTCCTCAGGTTCAGGTGCAGCAGGGTCCACAGCTTCGGGTTCAGCAAGTTCCACCGGTTCAGGTTCAACAGGATCAGCAGATTCCCGCTCAGCATGATCATCAGGATCCCGTTCAGCAGGTTCCCCTTCCTCAG GATCTACCGCCACCACCACCGCGACCTCATGTTTACCCGGTTTATGACGAGAGGTTCTACAGACTGACGTGTCAGATGAGGAACAAGGATATGGAGCATTTTAGTGGGACAGTGGATGCTGTAACTGCACATGATTGGAAGTTAGCTTTGCAGCGGAAGCTGGAGATTATTGAGAGTCCACCAGAGTTGTCCCTTAGACTGACTATGCAGTACCTTCATGGGGATGCTCTTATATGGTGGGAGGGAATACGATTGAGTCATTTTGGGCCAGAGAGGCTCACCTTCGCTGACTTCATTCGAGAGTTTGATAGGAAATACTTTCCAAAGGAAGCTATGGATAGGAAGAAATGCGAGTTCGAGCATGTAAGCCAGGGAGAGATTTCTATCAGAGAGTATGAGGTTGTGTTCACCCAACTACGCAGATTTGCTGGAGTGGGCATTTCAGACGAAGACTTGATCAGGAAGTTTTTGAGTGGGATGCGAGTGGAGATTCGCAACTGGTGTCGTGTAGTCACTTACCACAGATTGGGAGATTTGGTAGAGAAAGCTGCCGAGCAGGAGGCAGGTTTGGCAGAGGAGAAGAAACTTGCTAAAGCAGTTCATGTTAAGTCTGGAAAAGCTCCAGAGTCCCAGAGGAGAGCAGGGGACCAGTCGGGATTACCGAGATGTCCTCTTTGCCATCGCAGTCACAGTGGACAGTGTATGAGGTGTCTTACTTGCGGTAAGATGGGACACACTGCAAAGTATTGTTGGGTTAAGCCATTGGATACGCCACCAGTCAGACAGATTGCAGCACCAGCAGCACCAACAGTGGCGCAAGTTTGCTTTGGCTGTGGTCAGCCAGGTCACATCGTTAGAGATTGTCCGAGGAGGGGCAATGCGGCACTTCCACCACCACCGAAGCGTCTAGCCATCGTTCCACGTGTGTTTGCGGTTGGAGATCCTCAGGGAGCTGAGCCGATGGCAG GATCGGTTTCGGTTGGAGGTGAGTCAGCTCATACCTTACTCAACACGGGAGCTTCTCATAGTTTTGTGAGTCCGCGTTTAGTCCAGTCTTGGTCCTTTCGGGGTGCCTTCAAATCGAAGGTTAAGCAGATTCAGACAGCCGGCACAGAGAGATTGGGAACCGTCGACGTTCATCACGACGTACCAGTTTTGCTTGGAGGGACTGATTTACTCGGTGATTTGACGGAGATGGAGCTGAATTACTACGACGTTATTCTCGGGATGGATTGGTTGTCACGACATCGAGTAGTATTGGATTACCCAAGAGCGAGAGTTCATATCCCTAGAGCAGAAGGGAAGATCATATTCCAGGGGATTCAGACGCACCATGGAATTTCCATTGTCTCCATGTTGCATGCAGAGGAGTTGTTGGAGAGATGA
- the LOC106334503 gene encoding UPF0676 protein C1494.01-like: MKGSNAKDILVNNSNKEMSEMQTKNQVEDSIIQESLLTCIDLANSDLHQSALLLKKACLDSGFFYVINHGISKEVTDKAFEQSKKFFALPSEEKMKVLKNEKHRGYTPLYDQIPDPENQVQGMCNQFSLQLL, from the exons ATGAAAGGAAGCAACGCAAAAGACATTTTAGTCAATAACTCAAACAAAGAAATGAGCGAAATGCAGACTAAAAATCAGGTGGAGGATTCGATTATCCAGGAATCATTGCTTACTTGCATTGATCTTGCAAACTCTGATCTTCACCAATCAGCTCTTTTGCTCAAGAAG GCATGTCTGGATAGTGGATTTTTCTACGTTATAAACCACGGAATAAGCAAAGAAGTCACGGACAAGGCTTTCGAGCAGAGCAAAAAGTTCTTTGCTCTTCCTTCGGAGGAGAAGATGAAAGTGTTGAAAAACGAAAAGCATCGTGGCTATACACCTTTGTATGATCAAATCCCTGATCCTGAGAATCAAGTCCAAGGTATGTGTAACCAGTTTTCACTGCAATTGTTGTGA